One window of the Clostridium sp. MB40-C1 genome contains the following:
- the truB gene encoding tRNA pseudouridine(55) synthase TruB — MDGVINIYKPIGITSFDVVRAVRKIAKTKKVGHTGTLDPLACGVLPICIGKGTKIVDYIMKGNKVYKAKMKLGVLTDTYDKEGKTLEINEVNVSENDIKSIINSFIGEIPQVPPMYSAIKVQGKKLYELARKGIEIERQARNITIYYIDILKIKLPYVEFEVKCSKGTYIRSLCYDIGEKLGCGASMWELERVQSGSFTKGNSILLEELSESNFSQSLIPIEEALINYSKIKVDDKCKRLLINGVQVKDKSLLAGIEKNSLYRIYSENEEFLGLGKRSDYGLKMEKLLI; from the coding sequence ATGGACGGAGTAATAAATATTTATAAACCTATAGGTATAACATCTTTTGATGTTGTAAGGGCAGTAAGAAAAATTGCTAAAACTAAGAAAGTAGGTCACACAGGCACGTTAGATCCTTTAGCATGCGGTGTGCTTCCTATTTGTATAGGCAAGGGAACGAAAATAGTTGATTACATAATGAAAGGTAATAAAGTCTACAAAGCTAAAATGAAGCTTGGAGTTCTAACAGATACTTATGATAAAGAAGGTAAAACACTAGAAATTAATGAAGTAAATGTTTCAGAAAATGACATAAAGAGCATAATTAATTCTTTTATTGGTGAAATACCTCAAGTACCGCCTATGTATTCTGCTATAAAGGTACAAGGTAAGAAGCTTTATGAACTTGCACGTAAAGGTATAGAGATAGAAAGACAAGCTAGAAATATTACTATTTATTATATAGATATTTTGAAAATTAAATTACCCTATGTGGAGTTTGAAGTTAAATGTTCAAAAGGTACATATATAAGAAGCCTGTGTTATGATATAGGTGAAAAACTTGGATGTGGGGCTTCTATGTGGGAATTAGAAAGAGTACAAAGTGGCAGTTTTACAAAGGGTAATTCTATATTATTAGAAGAACTGAGTGAATCAAATTTTTCGCAAAGTTTAATCCCTATAGAGGAAGCTTTGATAAACTATAGTAAAATTAAAGTCGATGATAAGTGTAAGAGACTATTAATTAATGGTGTTCAAGTAAAAGATAAATCTTTATTAGCTGGTATAGAGAAAAATTCATTATATAGGATTTATAGCGAAAATGAAGAGTTTTTAGGTTTAGGAAAAAGAAGTGATTATGGACTTAAAATGGAAAAACTACTGATATAG